A genomic region of Longimicrobium sp. contains the following coding sequences:
- the lexA gene encoding transcriptional repressor LexA, protein MALTKKQRQILDYVESFVESNGYSPSYEEIADHFGYNSLATVHEHLTNLEQKGFLRKNYNKSRSLEIVRADLHAPALELPLKGEVAAGLPIEAVPDGMEETVTVPHDMVRRGENYVLRVRGDSMIEEQIRDGDYIIVNSRQTAENGEMVVALVSDGTVGGSATVKKFYREAGNRIRLQPANETMKPMYFPADAVAIQGIVVGVIRKY, encoded by the coding sequence ATGGCGCTCACCAAGAAGCAGCGGCAGATCCTCGACTACGTCGAAAGCTTCGTCGAATCGAACGGCTACTCGCCGAGCTACGAGGAGATCGCGGACCACTTCGGCTACAACTCGCTGGCGACGGTGCACGAGCACCTCACCAATCTGGAGCAAAAAGGCTTTCTCCGGAAGAACTACAACAAGAGCCGTTCGCTGGAGATCGTCCGGGCAGACCTTCACGCCCCCGCGCTGGAGCTGCCGCTGAAGGGCGAGGTGGCGGCGGGCCTGCCCATCGAGGCGGTGCCCGATGGCATGGAAGAAACGGTCACCGTACCGCACGACATGGTGCGCCGCGGCGAGAACTACGTGCTGCGGGTGCGGGGCGACTCCATGATCGAGGAGCAGATCCGCGACGGCGACTACATCATCGTGAACTCGCGGCAGACGGCGGAGAACGGCGAGATGGTGGTGGCGCTGGTGTCGGACGGAACGGTGGGCGGCTCGGCGACGGTCAAGAAGTTCTACCGCGAGGCGGGCAACCGCATTCGCCTGCAGCCGGCGAACGAGACCATGAAGCCCATGTACTTTCCCGCGGACGCCGTGGCGATCCAGGGGATCG